The bacterium genomic interval ATGGCAGACGAAGAGAACATCCGTCGGGGCGAGGCAGCCTTCGACGAGCTCGCCGAATGGGTCGGAAAGCTGGCAGAGGAACGGCGCGAGCAGGCCGCCGAGGATTTCGTGTCCGATCTGATCCACGGCAATCCGGACGATCCGATGACCGACGAGGAGATCGTGATCATCGTCGCGATCCTGATCGCCGCGGGTTCCGAGACGACGACGCTCGGGGGGACGAACGCACTCAAGCTGCTGCTCCGGCATCCGCACCAGCTCGAACTCCTGCGAGAGGACCCCGGTCTCGCGAGGGCGGCCGTCCGAGAGTCCTTGCGATTCGATTTCGGAACGATCGCAGGGTCGCCCCGTTTCGCGATGGAGGACTTCGAGCTTCACGGGGTGGCGATCCCGAAGGGCTCGGTCGTGATGCTGAGCTCGGCCGCAGCGAATCGCGATCCCCGTGTCTTCGACGACCCGGATCGGTTCGACATCACGCGCGACAACCGGGAGATGCTCACCTTCGGGAGCGGCCCCCACTACTGTCTCGGCGCGAACCTCGCGTTGCAGGAGATGGCCTGCATGCTCGATGCGGCGACGAGCTTCCTGCCCGAGACGGCACGGCTCCTCGATGACGAGATCGAATGGGAGTCGGTCGGAATCATCCGCCGCCCGAGCACCCTCCCGGTCCACTTCGGCTAGTCGAGCCGAGGAACGCTCAGCGCAAGCCGCGTCCCGGGCTCCCCCAGAGCCCTCAGCGCAAGCCGCGTCCCGGGCTCCCCCAGAGCCCTCAGCGCAAGCCGCGTCCCATGCTCCCCCAGAGCCCTCAGCGCAAGCCGCGTCCACGAAGGACGCGGCGAGAGGCGCGTAGCGCCGACCAAAAAAAGTGCGCGTAGCGCCGACTGCTTAGCCGAGCGTCCGGAACGCGTTGGTGTGGGTCTGCTCCGGGAATTCGCTCGCCGCGAGCGGCACGCTCAGCTCGTCCCAGGTCGGACCGCACTTCTCGGCGAGGGGCTTGAGTGCCTCCAGGTCGAAGTCGTAGAGCTCTGCGGCGTTCAGGCCGAGCATCTTCCGGGCGTTCTCTTCGCCGACGTCGTTGAACGTATGGCGCAGGGCCAGGCGCGTGTGGGGGTAGGTGCCTTCGTAGTGGGGGTAGTCGCTGCCCCAGAGGATCCGCTCGGTGCCGATCACGTCGCGATCGCGGATCTCGACCGGCGACGCGGAGCTCGCGCCGTAGTAGCAGTTGCGCTGGGCGTAGAAGGACGGCGGCTCCGGGGTCGCGACGCCTTCCGGGAACTGGAACTCGCCGGCGACGCCCTTCGAGATCCGCTCCCACGCCGAGTCGAGGCGCTGGAGCGTGTCCGGAACCCAGGC includes:
- a CDS encoding cytochrome P450, coding for MPELPKTLFDPEIIRDPFSTLAILREHAPVFHDEAVGLFVLSRHDDVKALFAEEHLLSRDRRLAPDFVPPPPGSWAERMDEQGTGRAEGEDHRAWRARLSKGFTPRAVARQEAQVREVVAKFGDPLRGRKGVVDLVDAFTNPIPNTVISRIVGIPPYPDEEDRFRQLAQDVIRRFFPMADEENIRRGEAAFDELAEWVGKLAEERREQAAEDFVSDLIHGNPDDPMTDEEIVIIVAILIAAGSETTTLGGTNALKLLLRHPHQLELLREDPGLARAAVRESLRFDFGTIAGSPRFAMEDFELHGVAIPKGSVVMLSSAAANRDPRVFDDPDRFDITRDNREMLTFGSGPHYCLGANLALQEMACMLDAATSFLPETARLLDDEIEWESVGIIRRPSTLPVHFG